A single region of the Marinobacter salinisoli genome encodes:
- a CDS encoding esterase/lipase family protein, with protein sequence MNHLKTLKVVGLAACFVGASMTASQALARDANRTQFPIVFAHGMAGFDDILGYDYWGDDYGTYVLDACNRFLEVNCNVDINRYQRSYVSAVTPFESSEVRGHQLANNIESYMATSGESYVNIVSHSQGGIDARKAARVLRERKGYRVVKTHVSVSSPHRGSPVAKFILDHYANAVTETLANYVGDVIYNNGNDAIAGAKQLVFNDYDPNDGVTTGLKAFNQKYPVSPSYIEHSAALMTAQRGGSVNPALWLLKEAIYDIDGDGYCYEDCNNDGAAGQGDGNPDDRDDDGLVGINSQQQGTRLQYFECFGCLDYVWDRTEFGYVSDLNHPNSTQATSSSYVINQDHLDVIGVGPDTFDEMEFYAAITDYIADRGH encoded by the coding sequence ATGAATCATCTGAAAACCCTGAAAGTAGTAGGGCTGGCTGCCTGCTTTGTTGGTGCTTCAATGACCGCATCGCAAGCCCTGGCCCGCGACGCAAACCGAACGCAGTTCCCGATCGTGTTTGCGCATGGCATGGCCGGATTTGACGACATCCTCGGATATGATTATTGGGGGGATGACTACGGAACCTACGTTCTGGACGCATGCAACCGGTTCCTCGAAGTCAACTGCAATGTCGACATCAATAGATATCAGCGAAGCTATGTTTCCGCCGTGACCCCCTTTGAGAGCTCTGAAGTTCGCGGACACCAGCTTGCCAATAACATCGAAAGCTATATGGCGACCTCAGGGGAGAGTTACGTGAACATCGTGTCGCACTCCCAGGGGGGAATTGATGCCCGCAAAGCCGCCCGGGTGTTGCGTGAGCGCAAGGGCTACCGTGTGGTGAAAACCCACGTCAGTGTCTCTTCGCCACACCGCGGTTCACCCGTCGCAAAATTCATCCTGGATCACTACGCCAATGCGGTCACTGAGACCCTGGCAAACTACGTTGGCGATGTGATCTACAACAACGGAAATGACGCCATTGCCGGTGCCAAACAGCTGGTCTTCAACGACTATGACCCCAACGATGGCGTCACTACCGGCTTGAAGGCATTCAATCAGAAGTACCCGGTTAGCCCATCGTATATCGAGCATTCGGCTGCGCTGATGACGGCGCAGAGGGGAGGCAGTGTGAACCCCGCTCTTTGGCTGCTCAAAGAGGCGATTTACGACATCGATGGCGACGGTTACTGCTACGAAGATTGCAATAATGATGGCGCGGCCGGTCAGGGTGACGGCAATCCGGACGATCGAGATGACGATGGTCTGGTCGGTATCAACAGTCAACAGCAGGGTACCCGCCTGCAATACTTCGAGTGCTTTGGCTGTCTTGACTACGTATGGGATCGGACGGAGTTCGGTTACGTATCCGATCTCAATCATCCAAATAGCACACAAGCCACGTCCTCGTCCTACGTGATCAACCAGGATCACCTGGATGTGATTGGTGTTGGCCCGGATACCTTTGACGAAATGGAGTTTTACGCCGCAATTACCGACTACATAGCCGATCGCGGTCACTGA
- a CDS encoding acetyltransferase, whose protein sequence is MKNLKTLKSLGLAACFVGAAATSSHALARDANLTQFPIVFAHGMAGFDDILGYDYWGDDYGTYVLDQCDKFLESNCNGNINNNQKSYVSAVTPFESSEVRGFQLANNIESYMATSGQSYVNIVSHSQGGIDARKAARLLRERKGYRVVKTHVSVSSPHRGSPVAKYILDHYANQVTETLANYFGNIIYNNGNDAIAGAKQLVFNDYDPNDGVTTGLKAFNQKYPVSSSYIEHSASLLTAQDGASVNPALWLLSELIYDIDGDGYCYEDCNNDGAAGQGDGNPNERDDDGLVGINSQQQGYRLQYYECLGCLDYVWERTELGYVSDISHPNSTQATSSTYVINQDHLDVIGVGPDTFDEMEFYAAITDYIADRGH, encoded by the coding sequence GTGAAAAATCTGAAAACCCTGAAATCCCTTGGGCTGGCAGCCTGCTTCGTCGGCGCTGCAGCGACTTCTTCGCACGCCCTCGCACGCGATGCAAATCTGACCCAATTCCCGATTGTGTTTGCTCATGGCATGGCCGGTTTCGATGACATCCTCGGTTACGACTACTGGGGAGACGATTATGGAACCTACGTGCTGGATCAATGTGACAAATTCCTGGAATCCAATTGCAACGGCAACATCAATAACAATCAGAAAAGCTATGTTTCCGCAGTAACGCCGTTTGAGAGTTCTGAAGTTCGTGGATTTCAGCTCGCCAACAACATCGAAAGCTATATGGCCACGTCGGGCCAGAGTTACGTAAACATCGTGTCGCACTCCCAGGGGGGAATTGATGCCCGTAAGGCCGCCCGGCTGCTGCGTGAACGCAAGGGCTATCGTGTGGTGAAAACCCACGTCAGCGTATCCTCGCCACACCGCGGTTCACCCGTCGCAAAATACATCCTGGACCATTACGCCAATCAGGTCACTGAGACACTGGCGAATTACTTTGGCAACATCATCTATAACAATGGCAACGACGCCATCGCGGGTGCCAAACAGCTGGTGTTCAACGATTACGACCCGAACGATGGCGTGACCACGGGGTTGAAGGCGTTCAATCAGAAATATCCGGTGAGCAGTAGTTACATAGAGCATTCTGCGTCTCTCCTCACGGCGCAGGATGGTGCCAGCGTGAACCCTGCGCTGTGGCTGCTGAGCGAACTGATTTACGACATTGATGGTGACGGTTACTGTTACGAAGACTGCAACAACGATGGTGCCGCGGGCCAAGGTGATGGGAATCCGAACGAGCGTGATGATGACGGTCTCGTCGGTATCAACAGCCAGCAGCAGGGCTATCGCCTGCAGTACTATGAATGTTTAGGCTGTCTGGATTACGTTTGGGAACGGACTGAGCTGGGCTACGTATCTGATATCAGTCACCCCAACAGCACCCAGGCGACGTCCTCCACTTACGTCATTAATCAGGACCATCTGGATGTGATTGGGGTGGGTCCGGATACCTTTGATGAAATGGAGTTTTACGCCGCTATCACGGACTACATAGCCGATCGCGGGCACTGA
- a CDS encoding methylated-DNA--[protein]-cysteine S-methyltransferase — translation MMRKREFQGEPIVWQVGRCYLGTVMVARTSKGICAVLPGDSTEELLTELADRFPGATFEHCDSHREDWFQGVMDYLVDSRKQPSVRLDLRGTDFQCRVWHTLREIPSGSCASYSEVARRVGLPSGSRAVAGACAANPVAVLVPCHRVLRSDGSLSGYRWGLQRKKALLDHEQSLSER, via the coding sequence ATGATGAGAAAACGCGAATTCCAGGGTGAACCAATTGTGTGGCAGGTAGGCCGCTGTTATCTGGGTACTGTCATGGTGGCCCGAACGTCCAAGGGAATTTGCGCGGTTCTTCCAGGAGATTCCACCGAGGAATTGTTGACGGAGTTGGCTGATCGCTTTCCGGGGGCAACCTTTGAGCATTGCGACAGCCACCGGGAGGACTGGTTTCAGGGGGTGATGGACTATCTGGTAGATAGCCGAAAGCAGCCGAGCGTTCGTCTTGATCTGCGAGGTACCGATTTCCAGTGCCGGGTCTGGCATACCTTACGGGAAATTCCGTCGGGCAGTTGCGCCAGTTACAGCGAGGTGGCCCGTCGCGTCGGCCTTCCGTCGGGTTCCCGGGCCGTTGCCGGTGCCTGTGCCGCCAATCCTGTCGCCGTGCTGGTCCCGTGCCACAGAGTGCTCCGAAGTGATGGAAGCCTTTCCGGATACCGCTGGGGTCTGCAGCGCAAAAAAGCGCTTCTGGATCATGAGCAGTCGCTGTCCGAGCGCTGA
- a CDS encoding TraR/DksA family transcriptional regulator, translated as MSNRKAELETLRADLQARLARYEAHQHREDGALDKDFEEQATQTQNDEVVDSLESEVRVELVQIERALERIAHGIGDECESCGEPIDPRRLQVLPYTTVCVDCAED; from the coding sequence ATGAGTAACCGCAAGGCAGAGCTTGAAACCCTCAGGGCAGACCTGCAAGCCCGATTGGCGCGCTATGAGGCTCATCAGCATCGGGAAGACGGCGCGTTGGACAAGGATTTTGAAGAGCAGGCCACTCAAACCCAGAACGACGAGGTGGTTGATTCCCTGGAATCCGAAGTCCGGGTGGAGCTGGTCCAGATTGAGCGCGCGCTTGAGCGCATCGCCCATGGCATCGGAGATGAGTGCGAGTCCTGTGGAGAGCCCATAGATCCCCGCCGTTTGCAGGTGTTGCCTTACACGACCGTTTGTGTGGATTGCGCCGAAGACTGA
- a CDS encoding ABC transporter ATP-binding protein, producing the protein MVAESVFRTRSLTKSYGEGDVRIWALRGVDLDLYAGELVVLLGASGSGKSTLLNILGGLDVPASGEVWYRDIDLSKADDRALTAYRRDYVGFVFQFYNLIPSLTAWENVAVVTEIAEHPMPPGDALGLVGLKERMHHFPAQLSGGEQQRVAIARAIAKCPEVLLCDEPTGALDSSTGILVLEALETANRETGTTTVIITHNASIAQMADRVITLSDGMISGETRNATRADPRSLNW; encoded by the coding sequence ATGGTTGCCGAATCGGTTTTTCGTACCCGCAGCCTCACCAAATCCTATGGTGAAGGCGACGTCCGCATCTGGGCCTTGAGGGGCGTCGACCTCGACCTGTATGCCGGCGAGTTGGTGGTACTGCTGGGCGCCTCCGGATCCGGAAAGTCGACTTTACTGAATATCCTCGGTGGGCTGGATGTCCCTGCATCCGGCGAGGTTTGGTACCGGGACATTGACCTCAGCAAGGCCGACGACCGGGCGCTCACCGCCTACCGACGGGACTATGTCGGCTTTGTCTTTCAGTTTTATAACCTCATACCCAGTCTCACGGCGTGGGAAAACGTGGCTGTTGTCACCGAGATTGCCGAACATCCCATGCCGCCGGGAGACGCCTTGGGCCTCGTCGGGCTGAAAGAACGCATGCATCATTTCCCTGCCCAGCTGTCGGGGGGTGAGCAGCAGCGCGTTGCGATTGCGCGGGCTATCGCGAAATGCCCTGAGGTGCTTTTGTGTGATGAGCCCACCGGAGCCCTGGATTCCAGTACCGGCATACTGGTGCTTGAAGCACTGGAAACCGCCAACCGTGAAACCGGAACCACAACGGTTATCATCACGCACAATGCCTCGATCGCCCAGATGGCGGATCGGGTCATCACGCTTTCTGATGGCATGATTAGTGGTGAGACACGCAATGCCACACGGGCCGATCCGCGATCGTTGAAC